The following nucleotide sequence is from Pseudomonas putida S13.1.2.
TGAAGGTCAGCAATGAAGGCGGTTTCCGCATCAGAGGGAAGCGAGACGATCCGTTGCTCATCACATTGGTGTCCAGTCTGCAGGATCCTGACTGGCCTGATGAGTTAGATCTCTCAACGGGTACCTTCACCTATTACGGTGACAACAAGGAGCCTGGCCGCAAACTGGACCAGACCAAGCGCTACGGAAACAACCTACTCGAGCTGATCTTTGAAAGTCTGCATTCCGGCCAGCGAGAGCGTATACCTCCCATTTTGGTGTTCACCAAAGCCGGAAATTATCGAGACAAAATCTTCCGCGGCTTGGTCGTTCCAGGAACCATCGGGAGCACCCATAACGATGACCTGATCAGCGTCTGGCACACCAGTGAGGGGCAGCGCTTTCAGAACTATCGAGCGACCTTCACTATCCTGGACATCTCCAAAATTCCCCGTGCATGGCTCAGCGACATTATCAATCATTCAATCCGTGGGATCGACAGCAAACACGCCCCGAAGGAGTGGATAGACTGGATCAAGAGTGGACGTTTCAAGCCACTGATTAGTAAGCGCACCCAGCCAATACGGTCGAAAGCAGAGCAGTTACCCTCCTCAGCTTCAGAATTTCGGATGCTACAGACTCTGCATAGCTACTTCCAAGCAGACCCATATGCCTTCGAGGTCTGCGCAGCTCACTTGGTCAGGCAATGCCTGCCAGATACGGTCGAGCTCGATCTGACCAGACGCTATCGGGACGGAGGACGCGATGGTATTGGCAAATTACGCATTGGACGGCCAGAGTCATCGGTTCTGGTTGACTATGCGATTGAAGCAAAGTGCTACCAGCCTGAAATTTCGGTAGGTGTCAGCAAGGTTTCACGATTGATATCACGGCTCCGGCATCGGCAGTTCGGGGTTCTGATCACCACCTCGTGGGTGAACTCTCAAGCCTACAAGGAGATCGTAGAAGATGGACATCCCGTAATGATTCTTTCGGGAAGGGATATTGTTGAGTTACTCAAGGAGGCTGGATTGCAGAGTGCAACCGAGCTGACCAAGTGGCTCAAGACTAGCTTCCCCATCGAGCAGGCCTAAAATGTGCGCGGACATCGTCTCACCAGCTCAACGCTCCAGCATCATGAGGCGAATCCGTGGCAAAGATACGAAGCCGGAGATCATCGTGCGTTCGACTTGCCATGCGATGGGTTTACGTTTCAGATTACATCGCAGAGATCTCCCCGGTTCGCCTGACTTGGTATTTCCGAAGTTCCATCTGTGCCTTTTTGTACATGGCTGCTTTTGGCATCGTCACCCCAATTGCAGATATGCCTACACACCAAAATCTAGATCTGAATTTTGGCTGTCAAAGCTCTCCAGAAATGCGGAGCGGGATCTAGAGGTTCAAAAAGCCTTGCGGTCTCTAGGTTGGAGCACAGAGGTGGTCTGGGAATGCGAGACCAAAGACCTGGAGCGGCTACACAGAAGACTCGAATCAATCTTTTCCTGAAAGCATGGCCTTGCTCTTTTGGGGCGTCACAGCCCAGTACACCAGCGGTACAGTGCCCAGTTCGGACTTTCTCTGTTAAATTACGCTAAACACCAGCAACGATGGTGCTTTCAGCTTACTGTACATGCGCTATGCTATGGTCGATTTCACCGGGCTTGCAGTGTTTCTTGGCAACTCATAATCCTTTGGTCCACGGTTCGAGTCCGTGTGGGCCCACCAGATACGATAAAGCCGCGCTGTTGCGCGGCTTTTTTTGCCTATGGATCGGCTACGCAATTACGCTCGCTTCTTCCGTGCATGCCCCGCCCCCACCAAACTGTCTGTGTACTTGCCAGACGTGCGACGAGACGCGCTGTTTGCTCGCGCCTCAGCCAACCGAAGTGCTTCCCATCCTTTCATAGCCAGGGCCACAGTCTTCGGCACGGGTTTTTCGCCACTCCGGTAATAAGCCAACATCCGCCTGCTCAGCCCGAGCTCCTGTGCAGCACGATCCAACGTCAACTCATGCTTGGCCATCCAATTCCAGATGAGTTCATGTGAACACTCCCCTGCCTGTTCAACCGCTCTTGCACGCAAGTTGTCAGCAGCAAGTTCAAGATTGTCGTCGCCGGCCCAGATGACCGTGTCTTTCCACTCACCAATTGCAGCCGTTGCGAATACCTCGGGGTCGGCAAGCGGGGCCAACGTCGTGTGTTTCCCGATGATTTCATCCAGCGCCACCGTGAATTGCAGCCCGTCCGCAAAGGTCAGCAGCAATGAAGCGGGGGCCACAACGGCGACCTCTGTCAGCTGGAATTGTTTGTTGGTCATGGATTCAGCTCCTCCCAAATTGCTAGCAGTCGAGCCCTGTTCCGCGAAGCCCATTCAAGCGCTTCGCTCATCTCGCGCTGGGAAACCCGCGAACCACCGAAGCCGGCCACCGGAGTCAGGTCATTGATCGCGATCAGTGCCTGACGACCATCACTGAATCGCAGATGGAAATGCGGGGGCAGATGATCATTTGCATACAGGCAGATTACGCAATTGGACAATCGATGGATCGTGGGCATGGGCTAATCATACAGTGCAATGGTTGCACTAGACAGTACCATTCGAGCAACACGCCTACAGCCTCAAAAATGTAACGTTTTTGGTTACGTCTCTCTCGGCCGCATCTCGACCTGCCGCGGGTTGTAGAACGTCATGCCAGCCGGGATGTCCCGCGTAACCAGCGACATCGCGCCAATCACCACGTCGTCGCCGATGTCGATACGGTCGGCAACGATGCAACTGTTGGCGCCCATGCTCACGTTGTCACCAATGCGCAGCGCGTATTCCGCCAAGCCGAGGGTCTTGATGCCGATCGAGCAGTTCTGCCGAACAAAAAAATTGCGCCCGATGCTCACGTGCCGGGTGATCACCACCCCCGGCAGGTGCGCGATGCGCAGGCCGGGCGCGATCTGTGCGCCGATGTCGATATCCACCCCGTACTTGAGGTTGAGCCGCTGCTGCATGCGCTGGGCGTGACGCCGGGCCAGGCCACCGCGAGCGTCGAGGTATTGGGCAAGGCGGAAGGCAAAGAGAAAGCGCAGCTTGTTGTCCTTGCGTGCACGGCGCAGCACGTTGAACAGCAGGCTGGTACGGCGTCCGGGCCTTTTCTTGTTGGAGACTTCCAGTCGCC
It contains:
- a CDS encoding restriction endonuclease, coding for MSSNQVFSLSELEGADLLIDACYAGSRKGNAGDEPLTHLLKVSNEGGFRIRGKRDDPLLITLVSSLQDPDWPDELDLSTGTFTYYGDNKEPGRKLDQTKRYGNNLLELIFESLHSGQRERIPPILVFTKAGNYRDKIFRGLVVPGTIGSTHNDDLISVWHTSEGQRFQNYRATFTILDISKIPRAWLSDIINHSIRGIDSKHAPKEWIDWIKSGRFKPLISKRTQPIRSKAEQLPSSASEFRMLQTLHSYFQADPYAFEVCAAHLVRQCLPDTVELDLTRRYRDGGRDGIGKLRIGRPESSVLVDYAIEAKCYQPEISVGVSKVSRLISRLRHRQFGVLITTSWVNSQAYKEIVEDGHPVMILSGRDIVELLKEAGLQSATELTKWLKTSFPIEQA
- a CDS encoding very short patch repair endonuclease — its product is MCADIVSPAQRSSIMRRIRGKDTKPEIIVRSTCHAMGLRFRLHRRDLPGSPDLVFPKFHLCLFVHGCFWHRHPNCRYAYTPKSRSEFWLSKLSRNAERDLEVQKALRSLGWSTEVVWECETKDLERLHRRLESIFS
- a CDS encoding DUF2442 domain-containing protein; the encoded protein is MTNKQFQLTEVAVVAPASLLLTFADGLQFTVALDEIIGKHTTLAPLADPEVFATAAIGEWKDTVIWAGDDNLELAADNLRARAVEQAGECSHELIWNWMAKHELTLDRAAQELGLSRRMLAYYRSGEKPVPKTVALAMKGWEALRLAEARANSASRRTSGKYTDSLVGAGHARKKRA
- a CDS encoding DUF4160 domain-containing protein, with translation MPTIHRLSNCVICLYANDHLPPHFHLRFSDGRQALIAINDLTPVAGFGGSRVSQREMSEALEWASRNRARLLAIWEELNP
- a CDS encoding serine acetyltransferase yields the protein MNLDHLLECWRLEVSNKKRPGRRTSLLFNVLRRARKDNKLRFLFAFRLAQYLDARGGLARRHAQRMQQRLNLKYGVDIDIGAQIAPGLRIAHLPGVVITRHVSIGRNFFVRQNCSIGIKTLGLAEYALRIGDNVSMGANSCIVADRIDIGDDVVIGAMSLVTRDIPAGMTFYNPRQVEMRPRET